The Vicia villosa cultivar HV-30 ecotype Madison, WI linkage group LG1, Vvil1.0, whole genome shotgun sequence genome includes a region encoding these proteins:
- the LOC131604730 gene encoding putative F-box/LRR-repeat protein 23: MASTGLSPVMEIENLNITPKPNWLELPREITKNILQRLCRLEKICHYVVDRSCGHLKDIYINKFGIDDFLRHIAQSASHLRSMRLEKCYDISTAALYEVVKNQPFLEELDIFHNFYEETEFFEHIGQSCSVLKSLKFSPYIETLDSKSDDVAFAIAKAMPKLLHLAILNNGLTNNGLLAILDGCPLLKSLDVQGCFYLDLDESLTQRCREQIKELRFPSDSIDNKFKFGDYAIHVQLRMCSDLDDFDLSLVDQI, translated from the exons ATGGCTTCTACTGGTTTGAGTCCTGTAATGGAAATTGAGAATCTTAACATCACACCAAAGCCAAACTGGCTTGAACTTCCTAGAGAGATAACCAAGAACATACTGCAGAGACTTTG CAGATTAGAAAAGATTTGTCACTATGTTGTTGATCGAAGTTGTGGTCATCTCAAAGacatttatattaataaattcgGAATCGATGATTTCCTCCGTCACATTGCTCAAAG TGCAAGTCACCTGAGATCCATGAGGCTAGAAAAATGCTATGACATTTCAACTGCAGCATtatatgaagttgtgaagaatcaGCCATTCTTAGAAGAGCTTGACATTTTCCACAATTTTTATGAAGAAACTGAATTTTTTGAACATATAGGCCAAAGTTGTTCAGTTTTGAAATCGCTGAAATTTAGCCCTTATATTGAGACACTAGACAGTAAGTCCGATGATGTTGCATTTGCTATTGCGAAAGCAATGCCTAAGCTGCTCCACCTTGCGATTTTGAACAATGGGCTAACTAACAATGGATTGCTAGCTATTTTAGATGGATGCCCTCTTCTTAAGTCTCTTGATGTTCAAGGATGCTTTTATCTCGATTTGGATGAAAGTTTGACTCAAAGATGCAGGGAACAGATCAAAGAATTAAGATTTCCATCTGATTCTATAGATAATAAATTTAAGTTTGGTGATTATGCTATCCATGTGCAGTTGAGAATGTGTTCTGATTTAGATGATTTTGATTTGTCTTTGGTAGATCAGATTTAG
- the LOC131604799 gene encoding putative F-box/LRR-repeat protein 23, translating into MRIENLEITEKPNWLELPRDIAINILQRLSTLDIVTSASVVCLLWWNICKDPLIWRTIDMITGITTDMITDPSQSKSYFEYVGRLEKICCYAVDRSCGHLKDIYIKKFGTNDLLIHIAKSASHLRSIRLEKCYNISTVAFNEVVKNLQFLEELDICHCLNQIPDFYEFIGQSCPLLKSLKFSPTTYLIDYKYDDDAFAIAKTMPMLRHLTILNNGLTNNGLLAILDGCPLLESLDTRGCVHLNFDGSLNERCKQIKELSFPSDSIDHKFNYDDLDLHLKMRVRELDQYCSLGLGYD; encoded by the exons ATGAGAATTGAGAATCTTGAGATCACAGAAAAGCCAAATTGGCTTGAACTTCCTAGAGACATAGCTATCAACATACTGCAGAGACTTAGTACACTTGATATAGTTACAAGTGCATCTGTTGTGTGCCTTCTCTGGTGGAACATTTGCAAGGACCCTCTCATATGGCGCACCATTGACATGATTACCGGTATCACCACTGACATGATCACTGATCCCTCTCAATCAAAATCCTACTTTGAATATGTTGGCAGATTAGAAAAGATTTGTTGTTATGCTGTTGATAGAAGTTGTGGTCATCTCAAAGATATTTATATTAAGAAATTTGGTACAAATGATCTCCTTATTCATATAGCTAAAAg TGCCAGTCACCTAAGATCCATAAGGCTTGAAAAATGCTACAACATTTCAACTGTAGCATtcaatgaagttgtgaagaatctGCAATTCTTAGAAGAGCTTGACATTTGTCATTGTCTTAACCAAATACCAGATTTTTATGAATTTATCGGCCAAAGTTGTCCACTATTGAAATCACTAAAATTTAGCCCTACCACTTATCTAATAGATTATAAGTACGACGATGATGCATTTGCTATTGCAAAAACAATGCCTATGCTACGGCACCTTACAATTTTAAATAATGGACTCACTAACAATGGATTGCTAGCTATTCTAGATGGATGTCCCCTTCTTGAGTCTCTTGATACTCGAGGATGTGTTCATCTCAATTTTGATGGAAGTTTGAATGAAAGATGCAAGCAGATTAAAGAATTAAGTTTTCCATCCGATTCTATTGATCATAAGTTTAACTATGACGATCTAGATCTCCACCTTAAGATGAGAGTGCGTGAATTAGATCAGTATTGTTCCTTAGGATTGGGATATGATTAA
- the LOC131604583 gene encoding putative F-box/LRR-repeat protein 23 produces MEVEVLSTPKPNWLELPRDITMNILQRLCTLDIVTSASVVCPLWWNICKEPLMWSTIDMITGICIDIITDLSQICRYAVDRSCGHLKDIYIKKFGTDDLLIHIAKSASHLRSIRLKKCYDISTAAFNEVVKNQPFLEELDIFHCYDYDQSTDFFEFIGHSCPLLKSLKFSPRIEKVGDDKCDDLALAIAKTMSKLRHLSILNNELTNNGLLAILDGCPLLESLDIRGCLYVDLDGSLGERCSAQIKELRFPSDLIDHKFNFEDFLNHFHIGLSGFLDSFDFSVADKLKEIEID; encoded by the exons ATGGAAGTGGAAGTTCTGAGCACACCAAAGCCAAACTGGCTAGAACTTCCTAGAGACATAACAATGAACATACTGCAGAGACTTTGTACACTTGATATAGTTACAAGTGCATCTGTTGTGTGCCCTCTTTGGTGGAACATTTGCAAGGAACCTCTCATGTGGTCCACCATTGACATGATTACCGGTATCTGCATTGACATAATCACCGATCTCTCTCA GATTTGTCGCTATGCTGTTGATAGAAGTTGTGGTCATCTCAAAGACATTTATATTAAGAAATTTGGTACAGATGATCTCCTGATTCATATAGCTAAAAG tGCCAGTCACCTAAGATCCATAAGGCTTAAAAAATGCTATGACATTTCAACTGCAGCATtcaatgaagttgtgaagaatcaGCCATTCTTAGAAGAGCTTGACATTTTTCATTGTTATGATTATGACCAAAGTACCGATTTTTTTGAGTTTATCGGCCATAGTTGTCCACTATTGAAATCACTGAAATTTAGTCCTCGTATTGAGAAAGTAGGTGATGATAAATGTGACGATCTAGCCCTTGCTATTGCTAAAACAATGTCTAAGCTCCGGCACCTTTCAATTTTGAATAACGAACTCACCAACAATGGATTACTAGCTATTCTAGATGGATGTCCTCTTCTTGAATCTCTCGACATTCGAGGATGTCTTTATGTTGATTTGGATGGAAGTTTGGGGGAAAGATGCAGTGCGCAGATCAAAGAATTACGTTTTCCATCCGATTTAATAGATCATAAATTTAACTTTGAAGATTTTCTGAACCATTTTCATATTGGATTGAGTGGTTTTCTAGATAGTTTTGATTTTTCAGTGGCAGACAAGCTTAAGgaaattgaaattgattaa